In the genome of Desulfovibrio desulfuricans, one region contains:
- a CDS encoding 4Fe-4S binding protein has protein sequence MRIVIASGKGGAGKTTVTACLAGQWAGELLLADADVEAPNLHLLLHPDLEPPEPVFLEVPELAADVCTGCGACRPMCAYGAIAMLGAKPVYFQDMCHGCGGCFAVCPEHALRVARRELGALLLGKVRAGERSVPFLMGRTRVGEAMTPPLLRAQERKLADLLRAHPADVLMDAPPGVSCPAMTAARGADAVLLVAEPTPFGFYDFKLAHAAFAQLGRPVAVVMNRVGMEGNLACEDELRAWCAGAGLPVLAELPFQREAAEAYACGLPPTEAQGATGREWRQRFAGLAAKLRTFAEGAGHA, from the coding sequence ATGCGCATTGTAATTGCCAGCGGCAAGGGTGGAGCGGGCAAAACCACGGTGACGGCCTGCCTTGCCGGTCAGTGGGCGGGCGAACTGCTGCTTGCGGATGCCGATGTGGAGGCCCCCAACCTGCACCTTTTGCTGCATCCCGACCTTGAGCCGCCGGAACCCGTGTTCCTTGAGGTTCCGGAGCTTGCGGCAGATGTCTGCACGGGCTGCGGGGCGTGCCGCCCCATGTGCGCCTATGGGGCCATAGCCATGCTGGGCGCAAAGCCCGTGTATTTTCAGGATATGTGCCACGGCTGCGGCGGCTGCTTTGCGGTCTGCCCCGAGCATGCCCTGCGCGTGGCCCGGCGTGAGCTGGGTGCGCTGCTGCTGGGCAAGGTCCGGGCTGGAGAGCGGTCTGTGCCTTTTCTTATGGGCCGCACACGCGTGGGCGAGGCCATGACCCCGCCGCTCCTGCGCGCGCAGGAGCGCAAACTTGCCGACCTGCTGCGGGCGCACCCGGCGGATGTGCTTATGGACGCGCCGCCCGGCGTGAGTTGCCCGGCCATGACAGCCGCTCGCGGCGCGGACGCCGTGCTGCTGGTGGCGGAGCCGACGCCTTTCGGGTTTTATGATTTCAAGCTGGCGCACGCTGCCTTTGCACAGCTCGGGCGACCCGTCGCCGTGGTCATGAACCGCGTGGGCATGGAGGGCAACCTGGCTTGCGAGGACGAGCTGCGGGCATGGTGCGCAGGGGCCGGGTTGCCGGTGCTGGCCGAGCTGCCTTTTCAGCGCGAAGCCGCGGAGGCCTACGCGTGCGGTTTGCCGCCCACAGAGGCTCAGGGCGCGACCGGGCGGGAATGGCGGCAGCGTTTTGCCGGATTGGCGGCAAAACTGCGTACTTTTGCGGAGGGCGCGGGCCATGCGTGA
- a CDS encoding NifB/NifX family molybdenum-iron cluster-binding protein, translated as MKVAVSSEGPGLESQVDPRFGRAGGFVIVDMETMQADYVDNGASQAAAQGAGIQTAERLAGLGVQAVMSGYVGPKAFMALKAAGLDVYQDMENRSVGDAVRCLADGSVSPASAPNK; from the coding sequence ATGAAAGTTGCCGTTTCAAGTGAAGGGCCGGGGCTGGAATCGCAGGTGGATCCGCGATTTGGCCGGGCTGGCGGTTTTGTCATTGTCGATATGGAAACCATGCAGGCAGACTATGTGGATAACGGCGCATCGCAGGCTGCGGCTCAGGGCGCGGGCATCCAGACGGCGGAGAGACTGGCCGGCCTGGGCGTGCAGGCGGTCATGAGCGGCTATGTGGGGCCCAAGGCCTTTATGGCGCTTAAGGCGGCAGGGCTTGACGTGTACCAGGACATGGAAAACCGCAGCGTTGGCGACGCCGTGCGCTGCCTTGCCGATGGCTCGGTCAGCCCGGCCTCGGCGCCCAACAAGTAG
- a CDS encoding NAD(P)H-dependent amine dehydrogenase family protein, with product MRYVYEKGAEIVAAFDVNPAVVGRDIGSILGGPDRGVVVRHAQEAGKTLAALKPDACIITTMSLMRDIIEALMVCAENGVNAITTNEEAIFPMNSSPVLTREVDAMAKKTGCTICGSGYQDVFWGNLIATLAGAMHSISKIKGSSSYNVEDYGIALAKVHGAGLDLPAFEKEIAAADAISSAERQALIERGEFLPSYMWNVNGWLAERLGLTVKSQVQKCVPQTHATELHSETLGMTIPAGHATGMSAVVTTETQEGIVIESECVGKVYAPGEVDRNDWTLMGEPDTQVVITQPATVELTCATIVNRIPDLINARPGYVTTDLMPVNSYRVKPLDFYVNR from the coding sequence ATGCGATATGTATATGAAAAAGGAGCGGAAATTGTCGCAGCCTTTGACGTCAACCCGGCGGTGGTGGGGCGCGATATCGGTTCCATTCTAGGCGGCCCGGACAGGGGCGTTGTGGTGCGGCACGCGCAAGAGGCTGGCAAGACGCTTGCGGCCCTGAAGCCCGATGCCTGCATCATCACCACCATGAGCCTGATGCGCGACATCATTGAGGCGCTCATGGTCTGCGCTGAAAACGGCGTCAATGCCATCACCACCAATGAGGAAGCCATCTTTCCCATGAATTCGTCGCCCGTGCTCACCCGCGAGGTGGACGCCATGGCCAAAAAGACCGGCTGCACCATTTGCGGCTCGGGCTATCAGGACGTGTTCTGGGGCAACCTGATCGCCACGCTGGCCGGGGCCATGCACAGCATCAGCAAAATAAAGGGCAGCTCCAGCTATAATGTGGAAGACTACGGCATCGCGCTGGCCAAGGTGCACGGCGCTGGCCTTGATCTGCCCGCGTTTGAAAAGGAAATTGCCGCAGCCGACGCCATTTCGTCCGCCGAACGGCAAGCGCTGATCGAGCGGGGCGAGTTTTTGCCGTCCTACATGTGGAACGTCAACGGCTGGCTGGCAGAGCGCCTTGGCCTTACGGTCAAAAGTCAGGTGCAAAAGTGCGTGCCGCAGACCCACGCCACCGAGCTGCATTCCGAGACGCTGGGCATGACCATTCCCGCCGGGCACGCCACGGGCATGTCAGCTGTGGTGACCACCGAAACGCAGGAGGGCATCGTCATTGAAAGCGAGTGCGTGGGCAAGGTCTACGCCCCCGGCGAGGTTGACCGCAACGACTGGACCCTCATGGGCGAGCCGGACACGCAGGTGGTCATTACCCAGCCCGCCACCGTGGAGCTGACCTGCGCCACCATTGTCAACCGCATCCCCGACCTGATCAATGCAAGGCCCGGCTATGTGACCACAGACCTCATGCCAGTCAACAGCTATCGGGTAAAGCCCCTCGACTTTTATGTGAACAGGTAG
- a CDS encoding DMT family transporter, whose amino-acid sequence MEKSASVERSLEAHKPGLGNGSAGNTAQKRLSWRHVAVGVCFSIIWSSAFVAGKIVVTEMGPFVSLFYRFVGTVFVLGFLCGKRLWGPHAGRALRVGFVLGLLNNVGYLGLSFSALQLVSPPWVVVIVSCSPFVTLILGVARRLESFSAAKLLGFGLSLAGIVVMVGVGRLEGGAVLGLLLASGATVAFSVGAVLFRGRYSNMPLLPVNFWMSVCAMFFFAPAGMRSAVTPLAVSIQALLALGWLAVVSLLGMALWLLLIRTQGASTAAAYNMLNPLSGLALSVLFLGLPILPADVAGSAAIVAGLAVALACCHRGAIFYHS is encoded by the coding sequence ATGGAAAAATCAGCAAGTGTGGAAAGGTCGCTGGAAGCGCACAAGCCAGGATTGGGAAATGGAAGCGCGGGAAACACGGCCCAAAAGCGTCTGAGCTGGCGGCACGTGGCTGTGGGCGTGTGCTTCAGCATTATCTGGAGTTCGGCCTTTGTGGCGGGCAAGATAGTGGTAACGGAAATGGGGCCATTCGTAAGCCTGTTTTACCGTTTTGTGGGTACCGTTTTTGTGCTTGGCTTCTTGTGCGGTAAAAGACTGTGGGGGCCGCATGCGGGCAGGGCGTTGCGGGTGGGATTTGTGCTTGGCCTGCTGAACAACGTGGGCTATCTGGGGCTGAGTTTTTCCGCCCTGCAACTGGTGTCGCCCCCCTGGGTTGTGGTCATTGTGTCCTGCTCGCCCTTTGTCACCCTTATACTTGGCGTTGCTCGCAGGCTGGAATCGTTCAGCGCGGCAAAGTTGCTGGGCTTTGGTTTGTCGCTGGCTGGTATTGTGGTCATGGTGGGTGTGGGCAGGCTTGAGGGCGGGGCCGTGCTGGGCTTGCTGCTGGCTTCAGGGGCAACCGTGGCTTTTTCCGTAGGCGCGGTGCTGTTTCGCGGCAGATACAGCAACATGCCGCTGCTGCCGGTCAATTTTTGGATGTCAGTTTGCGCCATGTTCTTTTTTGCTCCGGCGGGCATGCGTAGCGCGGTGACGCCACTTGCAGTTTCCATTCAGGCCCTGCTGGCGCTTGGCTGGCTAGCAGTGGTGAGCCTGCTGGGCATGGCTCTGTGGCTGTTGCTCATCCGCACGCAAGGGGCGTCAACTGCTGCCGCGTACAATATGCTCAATCCCCTGAGCGGGCTGGCCCTTTCGGTTCTGTTTCTGGGCTTGCCAATCCTGCCCGCCGATGTGGCGGGGTCTGCCGCAATTGTGGCGGGCCTTGCCGTGGCTCTGGCGTGCTGCCATAGAGGCGCTATTTTTTATCATTCGTGA
- a CDS encoding LysR family transcriptional regulator yields the protein MELPSDTRSITLEHMRAFIAVAHFRSFQKAGEQLCRSQSAVTQSVKRLETHLNCTLVARGNGHTFGLTTAGQRLLPELEDILLRFDAVLRAARQPELRGRITVGIPPSFSTVELQAAVARLLALNPDLQSGIISAMSADIDRMLADGSLDVGLINQYRFDSSHAVEGIFEVLAQQPLHWASGGHIALAPTTPVPLATYSEGSPWRAATLEVLNVAGRSYDFAYVSASYESLCSSVLAGFGITALPDWDMDGRFVILDGTCGLPPLPQVRTVLKTAVYSPVLRQFCDFIMQLPFFKNLRPRA from the coding sequence ATGGAACTCCCGTCAGACACGCGCAGCATTACCCTTGAGCATATGCGGGCTTTTATTGCCGTGGCCCATTTCCGCAGTTTTCAGAAAGCCGGGGAGCAGCTCTGCCGCAGCCAGTCAGCGGTGACGCAGTCTGTCAAAAGGCTGGAGACGCACCTCAACTGTACACTGGTGGCGAGGGGCAATGGGCACACCTTTGGCCTCACCACGGCGGGGCAACGCCTGCTGCCGGAACTGGAGGATATTCTGCTGCGCTTTGACGCAGTCTTGCGCGCTGCCCGGCAACCTGAATTGCGGGGGCGCATCACGGTGGGCATTCCGCCAAGTTTCAGCACTGTGGAGTTGCAGGCAGCTGTGGCGCGCCTGCTGGCCCTCAATCCTGACCTTCAGAGCGGGATTATTTCGGCCATGTCTGCGGATATTGACCGCATGCTGGCGGACGGCAGCCTGGATGTGGGCCTGATCAACCAGTACCGCTTTGACAGCAGCCATGCGGTCGAGGGCATATTCGAGGTATTGGCCCAGCAGCCCCTGCACTGGGCAAGCGGCGGACACATTGCGCTCGCGCCAACCACGCCAGTGCCGCTGGCCACCTACAGCGAGGGCAGCCCCTGGCGCGCCGCCACGCTGGAAGTCCTCAATGTCGCAGGCAGAAGCTATGATTTTGCCTATGTGAGCGCCTCGTACGAAAGCCTGTGCAGCTCAGTGCTGGCGGGTTTTGGCATAACTGCTCTGCCCGACTGGGATATGGACGGACGCTTTGTCATCCTAGACGGCACGTGCGGCCTGCCGCCTCTGCCGCAGGTGCGCACAGTACTTAAAACTGCCGTGTACAGCCCGGTGCTGCGCCAGTTTTGCGACTTCATTATGCAACTGCCGTTTTTTAAAAACCTGCGTCCTCGGGCCTGA
- a CDS encoding phosphoglycerate kinase → MPIKKMQDLDLTGKTVVIREDLNVPMKDGQVANDKRIRASLPTISMALEKGAGVVLLSHLGRPTEGQYEEQFSLKPVAARLSELLGKPVALAATLDEAKAAPGAVTLLENVRFLKGEKKNDPALAAQLAALGDVYVMDAFGAAHRAHASTEGAVRVAKVACAGPLLQAELTAFAKVLNNPARPLAAIIGGSKVSTKLALLENLLEKVDVLILGGGIANTFLAAAGYMVGKSLYEEELVPEAKRIMEQAKNLNRELPLPEDVVTAEELAPGQAATTRAVGDVPADQMILDIGRDTVMQYKKLLAKAATVVWNGPVGAFETDPFGEGTKALAHYLADSKAFVVVGGGDSVAAVEKYGLSEKMGYISTGGGASLELLEGKVLPSVAALEDRG, encoded by the coding sequence ATGCCTATCAAAAAAATGCAGGATTTGGACCTTACGGGCAAAACCGTTGTGATCCGTGAAGACCTCAACGTGCCCATGAAGGACGGACAGGTTGCCAACGACAAGCGCATCCGCGCTTCGCTGCCCACCATCAGCATGGCTCTGGAAAAGGGCGCTGGCGTGGTGCTGCTGTCGCATCTGGGGCGGCCCACCGAGGGGCAGTACGAAGAGCAGTTTTCGCTCAAACCTGTGGCGGCGCGCCTTTCGGAACTGCTGGGCAAGCCCGTTGCGCTGGCTGCTACGCTGGACGAGGCCAAAGCGGCCCCCGGCGCGGTGACCCTGCTTGAAAACGTACGGTTTCTCAAGGGCGAAAAAAAGAACGACCCCGCTCTGGCCGCGCAGCTTGCCGCACTGGGCGACGTGTATGTGATGGACGCCTTTGGGGCGGCCCACAGGGCGCATGCCTCCACCGAGGGCGCGGTGCGCGTGGCCAAGGTGGCCTGCGCCGGGCCGCTGCTCCAGGCCGAGCTTACCGCCTTTGCCAAGGTGCTGAACAACCCCGCCCGCCCGCTGGCCGCCATTATCGGCGGTTCAAAGGTGTCCACCAAGCTGGCCCTGCTCGAGAACCTGCTTGAAAAAGTGGACGTGCTTATCCTGGGCGGCGGCATTGCCAATACGTTTCTGGCGGCTGCCGGGTACATGGTGGGCAAGTCGCTGTATGAAGAAGAGCTGGTGCCCGAAGCCAAACGCATCATGGAGCAGGCCAAGAACCTGAACAGGGAGCTGCCCCTGCCCGAGGATGTGGTCACAGCCGAAGAACTGGCCCCCGGCCAGGCGGCAACCACCCGCGCCGTGGGCGACGTGCCCGCCGACCAGATGATTCTGGACATCGGGCGCGATACGGTCATGCAGTACAAAAAGCTGCTCGCCAAGGCGGCCACAGTGGTGTGGAACGGCCCTGTGGGCGCGTTTGAAACCGATCCCTTTGGCGAAGGCACCAAGGCTCTGGCCCACTATCTTGCCGATTCCAAGGCTTTTGTGGTTGTGGGCGGCGGCGACTCTGTGGCGGCGGTGGAAAAATACGGCCTGTCGGAAAAGATGGGCTATATCTCCACCGGCGGCGGCGCGTCGCTGGAGCTGCTTGAAGGCAAGGTGCTGCCCTCTGTGGCAGCGCTGGAAGACAGGGGCTAG
- the tkt gene encoding transketolase has protein sequence MPTRRQCANAIRALAMDAIEKARSGHPGAPLGMADMAEALWRHGFKHNPSNPRWFDRDRFVLSNGHASMLLYALLHLTGYDLPMEELRNFRQWGAKTAGHPEYEPDLGIEMTTGPLGQGISSAVGMALAESMLAARYNTPEHTVVDHHTYVFTGDGCLMEGVSHEACSLAGTWGLGKLIALYDSNGISIDGKIDGWFNEDVAARFRAYHWQVIGPINGHDASALDAAIAEAKADHSRPSLIICRTHIGFGSPKADSSSCHGSPLGDEGIAATRAALGWTEAPFSMPQELYDAWDAREKGKAAEAAWEHTFAAYAKANPELAAEFTRRMRGDLPADWAGIAQNMVAEAVSKAETTATRVASKKTLECLVPRLPELVGGSADLTGSVGTLTSSSVHLDIQSHEGNYISYGVREFGMSAIMNGFALHGGFIPYAGTFLSFADQAKNALRLAAIMGIRSVWVLTHDSIGVGEDGPTHQPVEQLGMLRLMPNFNLWRPCDTVETAVAWRSAIESVHTPTGLSLSRQNLPFCQRSDAQVAAIARGGYVLRECDGTPEIILIATGSEVSLALEAADQLTADGRKARVVSMPCAEIFDAQDAAYKESVLPRGVRARIAIEAAAADYWRKYVGLDGAVVGMVRFGASAPAKIIFERLGFTVAHVLELAENLLQQGAK, from the coding sequence ATGCCCACCCGCAGACAGTGCGCCAACGCCATCCGCGCCCTTGCCATGGACGCCATTGAAAAAGCCCGCTCCGGCCACCCCGGCGCTCCCCTGGGTATGGCCGACATGGCCGAAGCCCTGTGGCGTCACGGTTTCAAGCACAATCCCTCCAACCCCCGCTGGTTCGACCGCGACCGGTTTGTGCTTTCCAACGGCCACGCCTCCATGCTGCTGTACGCCCTGCTGCACCTCACGGGCTACGACCTGCCCATGGAAGAGCTGCGCAATTTTCGCCAGTGGGGAGCCAAAACGGCTGGTCACCCGGAATATGAACCCGACCTGGGCATCGAAATGACCACCGGCCCCCTGGGGCAGGGCATTTCGTCCGCAGTGGGCATGGCCCTTGCCGAAAGCATGCTGGCCGCCCGTTACAATACGCCCGAGCATACGGTTGTGGATCACCACACCTATGTGTTTACCGGCGACGGCTGCCTGATGGAAGGCGTGTCGCACGAGGCCTGCTCGCTGGCCGGCACGTGGGGCCTGGGCAAGCTCATTGCCTTGTACGATTCCAACGGCATCTCCATTGACGGCAAGATCGACGGCTGGTTCAACGAGGATGTGGCCGCGCGCTTTCGCGCCTATCACTGGCAGGTTATCGGCCCCATCAACGGGCACGACGCCTCCGCGCTTGACGCAGCCATTGCCGAGGCCAAGGCCGATCACAGCCGCCCCAGCCTGATTATCTGCCGCACGCACATCGGTTTTGGCTCGCCCAAGGCCGACTCCTCCTCCTGCCACGGCTCGCCCCTCGGGGACGAGGGCATTGCCGCCACCCGCGCGGCCCTTGGCTGGACCGAAGCTCCGTTCAGCATGCCGCAGGAGCTGTACGACGCCTGGGACGCGCGTGAAAAGGGCAAGGCCGCCGAGGCCGCCTGGGAGCATACCTTTGCGGCGTACGCCAAGGCCAACCCCGAGCTGGCCGCCGAGTTTACCCGCCGCATGCGCGGCGACCTGCCCGCCGACTGGGCGGGTATCGCCCAAAATATGGTGGCGGAGGCCGTAAGCAAGGCCGAAACCACGGCAACGCGCGTGGCCTCCAAGAAAACCCTTGAGTGCCTTGTGCCGCGTCTGCCCGAACTGGTGGGCGGCTCCGCCGACCTTACCGGCTCTGTGGGCACGCTGACGAGCTCTTCCGTGCATCTGGACATCCAGAGCCACGAGGGCAACTATATTTCATACGGCGTGCGCGAATTCGGCATGAGCGCCATCATGAACGGCTTTGCCCTGCACGGGGGCTTTATCCCCTACGCGGGCACGTTCTTGTCCTTTGCCGATCAGGCCAAAAACGCCCTGCGTCTGGCGGCCATCATGGGCATCCGTTCGGTGTGGGTGCTGACGCACGACTCCATCGGCGTGGGCGAGGACGGCCCCACCCACCAGCCTGTAGAACAGCTTGGCATGCTGCGCCTCATGCCCAATTTCAATCTCTGGCGGCCCTGCGACACGGTGGAAACCGCCGTGGCCTGGCGTAGCGCCATTGAGAGCGTGCACACTCCCACGGGGCTTTCGCTCTCGCGGCAAAATCTGCCCTTCTGCCAGCGCAGCGACGCCCAGGTGGCGGCCATTGCGCGCGGCGGCTATGTGCTGCGCGAGTGCGACGGCACGCCCGAAATCATTCTTATTGCCACTGGCTCGGAAGTGTCCCTTGCCCTTGAAGCGGCCGACCAGCTGACAGCCGACGGGCGCAAGGCCCGCGTGGTTTCCATGCCTTGCGCCGAAATTTTTGACGCGCAGGACGCGGCCTACAAGGAGAGCGTGCTGCCGCGCGGCGTGCGCGCCCGCATAGCCATTGAGGCCGCCGCTGCGGATTACTGGCGCAAGTATGTGGGGCTGGACGGCGCGGTGGTCGGCATGGTGCGCTTTGGCGCGTCCGCTCCCGCCAAGATTATTTTTGAGCGCCTGGGCTTTACCGTGGCGCATGTGCTGGAACTGGCGGAAAACCTTTTGCAGCAGGGCGCGAAGTAG
- the rpe gene encoding ribulose-phosphate 3-epimerase, whose product MILSPSLLSADFARLADELAALEAAGVAWLHLDVMDGAFVPNITFGPPLIKALRSVSGLFFDVHLMVNDPARYIADFYKAGADMLVIHAEADRHPQRTLTAIRAMGCKAGLALNPGTDVSAARWLAADMDMLLLMSVNPGFSGQAFIPSTYDKIRAARQLLDASGGAEALIQIDGGVCPENTAQLVDAGAEVLVSGSAFFGHKPYDKRLAAFMAPLAGKTPRHAEVSLRRRAANNITQK is encoded by the coding sequence ATGATCTTATCGCCCTCATTGCTGTCCGCTGATTTTGCCCGTCTGGCCGATGAGCTTGCCGCTCTTGAAGCAGCCGGGGTCGCCTGGCTGCATCTTGACGTGATGGACGGGGCCTTTGTGCCCAACATCACCTTTGGTCCCCCGTTGATCAAGGCCTTGCGGTCTGTCAGCGGGCTTTTTTTTGACGTGCACCTGATGGTGAATGACCCTGCCCGCTACATTGCCGACTTTTACAAGGCCGGGGCCGACATGCTGGTCATCCATGCCGAGGCCGACAGGCATCCCCAGCGCACGCTCACGGCCATAAGGGCCATGGGCTGCAAGGCCGGGCTTGCCCTCAACCCCGGCACGGACGTGAGCGCGGCGCGGTGGCTGGCGGCGGATATGGACATGCTGCTGCTCATGAGCGTGAACCCCGGTTTTTCGGGTCAGGCGTTCATCCCCTCCACATACGACAAAATTCGCGCCGCCCGGCAACTGCTTGACGCCAGCGGCGGGGCCGAAGCGCTTATCCAGATCGACGGCGGGGTATGCCCCGAAAACACGGCCCAGCTTGTGGATGCCGGGGCAGAGGTACTTGTTTCCGGCTCGGCCTTTTTTGGCCATAAACCTTACGACAAACGGCTTGCCGCCTTTATGGCCCCGCTGGCGGGCAAAACGCCCCGACATGCGGAAGTATCCCTGAGACGCCGCGCCGCCAACAATATCACGCAAAAATAG
- a CDS encoding MerR family transcriptional regulator, with protein MSDHTPDNTYRIGEVAELLDLKTHVLRFWETEFPQLAPLRTGKGQRLYTEENVALLRRIQQLLHEQGMTIEGARRVLSGSAVVDESLPERVAAVPDPDFMRMLQRELISLRRLLSDR; from the coding sequence ATGTCGGACCATACGCCCGACAATACCTATCGCATAGGTGAGGTTGCGGAACTGCTCGACCTCAAGACCCATGTGCTGCGCTTCTGGGAGACGGAGTTTCCCCAGCTGGCCCCCCTGCGCACCGGCAAGGGCCAGCGCCTGTACACTGAAGAAAACGTGGCCCTGCTGCGGCGCATCCAGCAGTTGCTGCACGAGCAGGGCATGACTATTGAAGGCGCGCGGCGCGTGCTTTCGGGCAGCGCCGTGGTGGATGAAAGTCTGCCAGAGCGCGTGGCGGCCGTGCCGGACCCGGATTTTATGCGCATGCTGCAGCGCGAGCTGATTTCGTTGCGCCGCCTGCTGAGCGACAGATAG